The proteins below are encoded in one region of Oncorhynchus masou masou isolate Uvic2021 chromosome 15, UVic_Omas_1.1, whole genome shotgun sequence:
- the LOC135555034 gene encoding interferon a3-like, protein MGSISFWMCLILTICTWHKTFGCTWMRTLPPSRSMFQVFSNNTITVLREMGHVVSREPQITFPYEEYRHVDHFKDDDKILFISQTLNAIEKLYRSDNYDSFWDQKVVDEFMSDLHRQTSELDQCVKAIKATLPKSDKGVNKNMSLHFKFLKNYLKREEYSASGWEGIRKVVLAHMLRLVTIILTNQ, encoded by the exons ATGGGTTCAATAAGCTTTTGGATGTGCTTGATCCTGACGATTTGCACCTGGCATAAAACCTTCGGATGCACTTGGATGAGGACACTTCCTCCGTCTCGGAGCATGTTCCAAGTGTTCAGCAACAACACCATAACGGTGCTTCGGGAAATG GGTCATGTGGTCTCTCGAGAACCTCAGATCACTTTCCCTTACGAGGAATACAGACATGTCGATCATTTCAAG GATGACGACAAGATTCTCTTCATTTCGCAAACTCTGAACGCTATAGAGAAATTGTACAGAAGTGATAACTATGATTCTTTCTGGGACCAGAAAGTAGTTGACGAGTTTATGAGTGACCTACATCGCCAGACCTCGGAGCTGGACCAATGT GTAAAGGCTATAAAAGCTACACTACCAAAATCTGACAAAGGAGTGAACAAAAATATGAGCCTTCACTTCAAATTTCTGAAGAATTACTTGAAACGCGAG GAATACAGCGCAAGCGGCTGGGAAGGCATAAGGAAAGTGGTGCTGGCACACATGCTAAGACTAGTCACAATAATATTGACTAACCAATGA